Genomic window (Chryseobacterium bernardetii):
CGGAATCCAGCAAGCGTTAAACCCGCGCATTCTTGCACGACGGACCAGAACATCTTGAATGGTATTGTTCAACATATGTCCCATGTGTAATATCCCCGTTACGTTTGGCGGCGGAATGACCACGGTATACGGTGGTTTGTCATTAGGTTCTGAGTGGAAATATTTGTTTTCCAACCAGTAATTGTACCATTTCTGTTCTGTTTCCTGTGGATTGTACTTTTCTGAAATCTGCATAAATTCTATTTCTTTGGCTTGCAATTTGCAAAAATAGTCTAAAGAAAAAAATTTTTAAGCATGAATTAAAATAATTTTTAACTTTGTTTCACAAAATTTATCTAACAAACATATTAACATTCAAGAATATGAAGAAATTAATCGCAGGAATTGCATTATTCGGAACATTTGCTCTTGCATCTGCACAAACTATTACGTTTGATAAAACTACTTTCGACTATGGTACAATTAAACCTAGTTCTGATGGTACAAGATTCTTTACAGTAACAAACACCGGTGATAAGCCTTTGATCATTTCAAATGTAAAACCATCTTGTGGATGTACAACTCCTGAATTTAGCCAGGATCCGATCATGCCGGGAAAATCTGCTAAGATCAAAGTTGGATATAACACAGCTCTTACAGGAGGTTTCAACAAAATGATTGAGGTTTTCTCTAACGACCCTGCCAACAGCAGAAGCGTAATCTACATCAAAGGAAACGTAGATGCTAACGCTCCTGAGCCAAAAGTATTAACTCCTGCTGAACAGAAAGAAGCTGCTAAAGCTGAGAAAAAGGCTGCAAAAATTGCTAAAAAAGCTGCTGCGAAATAATTCTCTACTCAAAATAAAGAAACCGTCTCTATTGAGGCGGTTTTTTTATTACATTTATATTGGATTAGGTTGCAGATGATAAGTAATGGACGGCAGTAAATGTATTGACATTGACATTATTTAGGTTTTGGCTGAAGCCTTTGGATTTACATTTTAATGACCAGGCTAAAGCCCCCTATTGAATTTTAATAACAAAATCTTTTAATCTTAATATATGGACACTAATTTCTCAGATGACTTTAAGGTAAACGGAAAATTTTCAATAAAAAAAACTTCAACTTCTTATAAAGGTAAGCTTACAAAAGAAGAAGGGGAACAAATGCTGATTCAGGAGAAAGAAAAACTCCGTGAACTGCAGGAAAAATTATATGCTGACGGAAGCCAGTCTCTGCTGGTTGTATTGCAGGCTATGGATGCAGCAGGAAAAGACAGTATGATAGAGCATGTTTTCGGAGGAGTGAATCCGCAGGGATGCAATGTAACGAGTTTTAAAACACCAAGTCCGAAAGAATATTCCCATGATTTTCTGTGGAGGCATTATCTGGCACTTCCACAGAAAGGAATGATCGGAATTTTTAACCGTTCCCATTATGAAAGTGTTCTCGTATGCAAAGTACACCCTGAATATAACCTGAGTGAAAAAACATGGTCTTCAGTAAAAGACTTTGACAGCAAATTCTGGGAAAACAGATATGAAAGTATCCGGAATTTCGAAAAACACCTTTCGCAAAACGGAACAACGGTAGTAAAAATCTTTTTGAACGTATCCAAAGACGAGCAGAAAAAAAGGCTTTTAGACAGAATTGACGAACAGGAAAAAAACTGGAAATTCTCTGCAGGAGATCTTCCCGAAAGAGCATTATTTGATCAGTATATGGAAGCTTATGAAACCGCTATTAATGAAACATCAAAGGATTATGCACCTTGGTATGTACTTCCTGCCGACAATAAGTGGTTTGCAAGAGTTGCCGCTATACAAATTATCATAGACACTTTGGAAAAAATGCATCTTAAGTATCCCCAGCTTACAGAAAAAGACAGACTGGAATTACAGGAAGCAAAAAAACAATTGGAAAGTGAATAAAAAAAATCCTCAGATCATTTTGAACCTGAGGATTTTTATAAGTTTATCACTGAACTTATATTCTTCAAAAAACACGAGAAAATCTATAAGCCGGATTCTGTACTTCCGAAGAAGCGCCTGTTATTTATCTGCGTGGTACATTGCTGCAACACTTGAGCTGATTACCCCTCGGTTTTCAGGACGAGCCGCCCCTATTTCCATTGCTGGAAAGAACCGATATACTTACCATTGCACCGCAAAGAGTTTACCTGGTTTCACTACAGCCGAACTGTACCTGCTTTCTGTTGCACTTGTCCTACCCTCACGGGTGACGGATGTTATCCGCTTTGCTGCTCTGTGGTGTCCGGACTTTCCTACCTCCCAAACGGGAGATCAACAGGCCGATTTTCTCGCGGGTGCAAAGATACATAAATTTTACGGTAAAAGTATCAGGGCTGGAAGTGAAAGACCGGAAGTTATTGAGGTACGAAGGTTTAGCAATAAGACATTTTTTAGTATTTTTTCAAGTCTGCATGATCAGATTTTAAGGTTTCTGTTAAAATAAGTCTCCAGAATGAATTCCGGTTTCAGGCTTCGTGGCATAATCAGAATTATCCTTGATTTCATAATAATTATTCTTCCTAATTACCACATTATTATTATCTTCGTGGCATTATACATCTATGGATTCCAGAGAAAAAGAATTTGCGCAGCTCATCAAAGATAATCAGGGTCTGATTATTAAAGTATCGCGCTTATACACCAATTCGCTGGAAGACGAAGAGGATCTTTTCCAGGAAATCGTATTACAGCTTTGGAGAAGTTATGATTCGTTCAAAGGAAATTCCAAGATTTCAACATGGATGTACCGTGTAGCGCTTAATACAGCCATTACCCTCTTTAGAAAAAAAAGCAAAAGCCTTCCTACCAATGAGCTGGACATCGACCACAAGGATTTTGTGGAGGATGATGATGAAAAACAGCAACAGATCTCGCTTTTGTATACTGTAATCAAGACTCTTCCTAATGTAGAAAGAGCCATTGTCATGATGTATCTTGACGATCTGCCTTACAAGGACATTGCAGAAAACCTCGGAATTACTGAAGTTAATGCCCGCGTGAAAATGAACAGATTAAAGAAAACCCTTAAAGAACAGATGGAAAAATATGCCTGAATTTGATTTAGATAGCTTTAAAAAGACATGGCAGGAACAACCTGTACAGCCAAAATATGATAACAGCGAGATTCTTCAGATGCTGAATAAAAAATCACGTAATTATGTAAAGTATATTTTCTGGATCAGTGTTTTTGAATTCCTGTTCTTTTCTGTTTTGGGCTTATTCTACTTCTTTCAGGATGACGAGTCTGATGGATTCCGTAAAATACTTGAAAAACTGGGCACCCATGAAGCACCTGAAGTAGAAAATAATTTCGGACACTTTTATTTAGCTATTAAAATTCTAAGCGTCTTAATTACCGCTTATTTTGTTCTGAAGTTCTATCAGAATTACCGTAAAATAAAAATTGAGGAAAATCTTAAAGGGCTTATTACGAGAATCATTAACTTCAAAAAAACAGTCAATGCTTTTATTCTGATCAGTATTGTATTATTGCTTGCATTTACTTTTGTATTGGTTGCTTTTATATTTTACACCTTAAATTCTCAAAATATACAGCCATCCGGATCTGATCTTACTGTTATTATTGTAGCCATTACCATCAGTACCTTATTGGCTATATCAATGATCTGGGTATATTACAGGCTGGTGTATGGAAGTATCATCAAAAAACTTGATAAAAATTTAAAACAGCTTAGAGAGATAGATTCTCAGGAAAATTAGCATTCATAGGCGATAGTTCAAGATATTATTGTTAATTTTATTTCACCAAATCTTTTTACTATGCCTTTATCATACGTTTATGGAACATCTGAGGTTCCATTATTAGGACAGACTATTGGTGGAAACCTTAAAAGCACTGTCGAAAAATTTCCCAACCAAGAAGCTCTTGTCTGTGTTCATCAGGGTTACAGGGCTACCTACCAGGAATTTTACAATCAAACAACCGCAGTTTCCAAAGCTTTACTGTTTTTAGGAGCAAAAGCAGGAGACAGAATAGGAATCTGGTCTTCTAACCGTTATGAATGGGTCCTTCTGCAATATGCTACAGCCAGGATCGGAACTATTTTAGTGAATATCAACCCGGCTTACAGAACCCATGAACTTACGTATGTACTCAATCAGTCTGAAGTCCGTTTTATTTTTTCTTCCTTAAGCTTTAAAACCAGTAACTACAAAGAAATGGTAGAGTATGCCAAGGAAGTTTGTCCTGCTTTGGAACATGAAATTTTCTTTGATGATAACTGGGAAGACTTCGTAAATAACGGCCAGGAAATTTCCGATGAGGTTCTTCACAGCTTCGAAGAACATGTACAGTTTGACGATCCTGTCAACATTCAATATACATCAGGAACTACAGGCTTCCCTAAAGGAGTTACGCTTTCCCATCACAATATTTTAAATAACGGATATTTTATTGGTATCCGATTGAAATATACAGAAAAAGACCGGGTATGCATTCCTGTTCCTTTCTATCACTGCTTTGGAATGGTAATCGGGAATATATGCTGTACAGCCCACGGTGCCTGCATGATAATCCCTAATGACAGTTTTGATCCTGATCTTACGTTAAAAGCAGTTTCTGAAGAAAAATGTACATCTCTTTACGGCGTTCCTACCATGTTTATTGCTGAACTTGCTGTAAAAGATTTTGACTCGTATGATTTCTCAAGTTTAAGGACCGGTGTTATGGCCGGCTCTGTATGCCCTCCGGAAATTATGAAGAAAGTGGAAAGCCTTATGAATATTAAAGAAATGAGCATCTGCTATGGAATGACAGAAACTTCCCCGGTGTCTACACAAACTTTAATAGGAACTCCATTAGACAAACAGGTCAGTACAGTAGGAACTGTTCAGGATCACCTCGAAATAAAAATTATTGACGAAAATGGAAAAATCCTGAAACGTGGTGAACATGGTGAGCTTTGTACAAGAGGCTACTCTGTGATGCTGAAATACTGGAATGATCCCGAAAACACTAAAAAAGTACTGGACGATGCCCGGTGGATGCATACCGGCGACATGGCTGTAATGGATAAAGATGGCTATATTACCATTTCCGGAAGAATTAAAGATCTGATCATCCGTGGCGGGGAAAATATTTCTCCTAAAGAAATTGAAGACTTCTTATACACTTACACTAATATTCTGGATGTTCAGATCATTGGAGTGCCAAGTGAAAAATTTGGAGAAGAAGTGATGGCATGGGTAAAAGTAAGGAAAGGCTTTACGATTACAGAACAGGAGTTATTAGACTACTGTAAAGGGAGAATTGCCCACTATAAAGTTCCTAAATACTGGAAATTTGTGGATGAATTCCCAATGACCATTTCCGGGAAAATAAGAAAAGTGGAAATGAGGGAGATTTCTATGAAAGAATTAGGATTGGAAAGCCACAAAGCTTAACTTAAGAACACTTATAAAAACAAAAAGCATTTCAAATTGAAATGCTTTTTTATTTTTTAAAGTTCTTTTCTTAATCTGGCAACAGGAATATTGAGCTGTTCACGATATTTTGCAATCGTTCTTCTGGCAATATTATAGCCCTGTTCTTTTAAGATCACCACTAATGCATCATCCGTAAGTGGTTTTCTCTTATTTTCTTTATCAATAACTTCCTGAAGGTGGGTTTTAATCTCTTTAGTGGAAACCTCTTCCCCGTCATCATTGGTTAAACTGTCTGAGAACAGATCCTTAAGGTAAACAATACCGTTTGGTGTATCTGCATATTTACTTTTTACCACTCTTGAAATTGTAGAGATATCAAAGCCGGTAATATCTGCCACATCCTTCAAGATCATTGGCTTCAGAGATTTTTCATCACCGGTAATAAAATAATCTTTCTGGAATTTAACAATAGCTGTAATGGTCTGCAGCAAAGTGTTCTGACGCTGGTTAATGGCATCAATATACCATTTCGCAGCATCTAACTTCTGCTTGATAAACAATGCAGCCTGCTTGTGTTCAGAAGAGTTTTTATCGTGTGAATACGTGGTAAGAATATCTTTGTATTCTTCGGAAACCCTTAACGTTGGAGCATTTTTACTGTTAAGCATCGGAATAACCTGTCCATCCTTCACCTGAATAACAAAATCCGGAATAATTTCCTGGTTGATGGTAATGGTTTGGGTATCAAAATTTCCACCTACTTTTGGTGATAGTTTTGAAATCTCCTCTAATGCATCCTTCAGATCTTCTTCCTCAATGTCATATTTCTGAATGATCTTATTGTAATGCTTATTGGTCAAAGCATCAAACTGATATCTCAGAATATTGGCAGCTAAGGAAACAGCTTTATCAGAGCTTACTTTCTTTTCGATCTGTAATAATAAACATTCCTGAAGGCCTCTTGCTCCCACTCCAGGCGGATCCAGCTTCTGAACATAGTTCTCAAGGATATCATCTACTTTTTCTTTGGTAGTATAAATTCCCTGTGAGAAAGCAAGGTCATCTACAATAGATTTGATTTCTCTTCTCAGATATCCGTCTGTATCAAGGTTACCGATCAGGTATTCTGCAATTCTCAGATCTTCTTCACTGATATTAACCAGGTGAATCTGTTCAGTAAGATAATCATATAATGACTGTCCTTCGGTTAAAAGACTTTCATTGTCAAATTCTTCATCATCCGGAGAGTAGTTGCTGGATGCGGTTTTATAGCTAGGTTCATCGTCGTAAAGATATTCGTTAACGTCGAAATCTGTTTCAATGCTTTCTGTACCCTCATCCTGATAAGCATCTTCCAGGGAAGAATACTCGTCTTCCTTAGAATCCTCCTTTACAATTTCCAAAGCAGGGTTTTCTTCTAACTCTCTCTCCAACTCCTCTTCAAATTCAAGAGTATGAAGCTGAATAAGCTTCATTAACTGGATCTGCTGAGGGGCCAGCTTCTGTCCTAATTTGAGTTGTAAGTGTTGTTTAAGCATATTAATATTGGCGTTTTAACATAACATATTCTACGAATTTAATAAATTTATTTGATAAAAAATACATTTAGCATGATTTTTGCATTATACATCTTACATAATAAACTATTTAAAAATAAAAAAAGCCTTAACTTGATGATTAAGGCTTTTTTTTATGCTTCTAGAATTCAGCGCTTTTCGGTGTCCTTGGGAAAGGAATTACGTCTCTGATATTCGTCATTCCTGTTACGAAAAGAACTAATCTTTCTAACCCCAGACCGAAACCTGCATGCGGTACAGAACCGAATTTTCTGGTAT
Coding sequences:
- a CDS encoding MFS transporter, with amino-acid sequence MPEFDLDSFKKTWQEQPVQPKYDNSEILQMLNKKSRNYVKYIFWISVFEFLFFSVLGLFYFFQDDESDGFRKILEKLGTHEAPEVENNFGHFYLAIKILSVLITAYFVLKFYQNYRKIKIEENLKGLITRIINFKKTVNAFILISIVLLLAFTFVLVAFIFYTLNSQNIQPSGSDLTVIIVAITISTLLAISMIWVYYRLVYGSIIKKLDKNLKQLREIDSQEN
- a CDS encoding DUF1573 domain-containing protein — encoded protein: MKKLIAGIALFGTFALASAQTITFDKTTFDYGTIKPSSDGTRFFTVTNTGDKPLIISNVKPSCGCTTPEFSQDPIMPGKSAKIKVGYNTALTGGFNKMIEVFSNDPANSRSVIYIKGNVDANAPEPKVLTPAEQKEAAKAEKKAAKIAKKAAAK
- a CDS encoding polyphosphate kinase 2 family protein; this translates as MDTNFSDDFKVNGKFSIKKTSTSYKGKLTKEEGEQMLIQEKEKLRELQEKLYADGSQSLLVVLQAMDAAGKDSMIEHVFGGVNPQGCNVTSFKTPSPKEYSHDFLWRHYLALPQKGMIGIFNRSHYESVLVCKVHPEYNLSEKTWSSVKDFDSKFWENRYESIRNFEKHLSQNGTTVVKIFLNVSKDEQKKRLLDRIDEQEKNWKFSAGDLPERALFDQYMEAYETAINETSKDYAPWYVLPADNKWFARVAAIQIIIDTLEKMHLKYPQLTEKDRLELQEAKKQLESE
- a CDS encoding AMP-binding protein produces the protein MPLSYVYGTSEVPLLGQTIGGNLKSTVEKFPNQEALVCVHQGYRATYQEFYNQTTAVSKALLFLGAKAGDRIGIWSSNRYEWVLLQYATARIGTILVNINPAYRTHELTYVLNQSEVRFIFSSLSFKTSNYKEMVEYAKEVCPALEHEIFFDDNWEDFVNNGQEISDEVLHSFEEHVQFDDPVNIQYTSGTTGFPKGVTLSHHNILNNGYFIGIRLKYTEKDRVCIPVPFYHCFGMVIGNICCTAHGACMIIPNDSFDPDLTLKAVSEEKCTSLYGVPTMFIAELAVKDFDSYDFSSLRTGVMAGSVCPPEIMKKVESLMNIKEMSICYGMTETSPVSTQTLIGTPLDKQVSTVGTVQDHLEIKIIDENGKILKRGEHGELCTRGYSVMLKYWNDPENTKKVLDDARWMHTGDMAVMDKDGYITISGRIKDLIIRGGENISPKEIEDFLYTYTNILDVQIIGVPSEKFGEEVMAWVKVRKGFTITEQELLDYCKGRIAHYKVPKYWKFVDEFPMTISGKIRKVEMREISMKELGLESHKA
- the rpoN gene encoding RNA polymerase factor sigma-54 codes for the protein MLKQHLQLKLGQKLAPQQIQLMKLIQLHTLEFEEELERELEENPALEIVKEDSKEDEYSSLEDAYQDEGTESIETDFDVNEYLYDDEPSYKTASSNYSPDDEEFDNESLLTEGQSLYDYLTEQIHLVNISEEDLRIAEYLIGNLDTDGYLRREIKSIVDDLAFSQGIYTTKEKVDDILENYVQKLDPPGVGARGLQECLLLQIEKKVSSDKAVSLAANILRYQFDALTNKHYNKIIQKYDIEEEDLKDALEEISKLSPKVGGNFDTQTITINQEIIPDFVIQVKDGQVIPMLNSKNAPTLRVSEEYKDILTTYSHDKNSSEHKQAALFIKQKLDAAKWYIDAINQRQNTLLQTITAIVKFQKDYFITGDEKSLKPMILKDVADITGFDISTISRVVKSKYADTPNGIVYLKDLFSDSLTNDDGEEVSTKEIKTHLQEVIDKENKRKPLTDDALVVILKEQGYNIARRTIAKYREQLNIPVARLRKEL
- a CDS encoding RNA polymerase sigma factor; the encoded protein is MDSREKEFAQLIKDNQGLIIKVSRLYTNSLEDEEDLFQEIVLQLWRSYDSFKGNSKISTWMYRVALNTAITLFRKKSKSLPTNELDIDHKDFVEDDDEKQQQISLLYTVIKTLPNVERAIVMMYLDDLPYKDIAENLGITEVNARVKMNRLKKTLKEQMEKYA